A single Rhopalosiphum padi isolate XX-2018 chromosome 4, ASM2088224v1, whole genome shotgun sequence DNA region contains:
- the LOC132930139 gene encoding DNA polymerase epsilon subunit 3 — MAERLEDLNLPVTAITRIAKEVLPANIIVSKEAKTALARAASVFILYVSNQATTIATSRNKKTISAQDVLEALSQVDFECLIEPLQQLLEDFKSTKQQKKDTKKPTPNKNTDDADVIDLVDDDLEL; from the exons ATGGCCGAACGTCTGGAAGATTTAAATCTACCGGTGACCGCGATCACCCGTATCGCCAAGGAAGTGTTACCGGCCAACATCATTGTGTCGAAAGAAGCTAAGACCGCGTTGGCCAGAGCGGCGTCCGTATTCATATTGTACGTGAGCAATCAAGCTACCACGATCGCAACCAGTAGGAACAAGAAGACCATCAGTGCCCAAGATGTACTGGAAGCATTGTCCCAAGTCGATTTTGAATGTCTGATCGAACCATTACAACAACTATTAGAAG ACTTCAAGTCGACAAAACAACAAAAGAAAGATACCAAAAAGCCGACACCAAACAAAAACACAGATGATGCCGATGTGATTGATTTGGTTGACGATGATCtggaattatga